The genomic window CGCGCTCATCTACCTGATCATGTGCCTGACCCTGCCGTACGCCAATCGGCTCTGGATCTGGATCCTCGACCTCGCCGAGATGGCGCATGCCAGCAAGGACGCCGAGGCCCGGCTCGCGGTCACCGAGGAACGGCTGCGGTTCGCCCGTGACCTGCACGACCTCGTCGGGCACAGCCTGTCGGTGATCGCCGTCAAGAGCGAACTGGCCGGCAAACTCGTCACCCGCGACACCGACCGGGCGGCGAATGAGATGGCCCAGGTGCGAGGGCTCGCCCAGGACGGTCTGCGGCAGATCCGGGAGGCGGTCCGCGGTTACCGGGTGCTGGACCTGGCCGACGAGATCGCCAGCGTGCGGGCCATCCTGGAAGCCGACGGTGTCCGCTGCAAGATCGACCTGCCGGCCGGCGTCGTCGACCCGGCCGCCGCCGGGCCCTTCGCCTGGGTGGTCCGGGAGTGCGCCACCAACATCCTGCGGCACAGTTCCGCGACCTGGTGCACGGTGACGTTGCGGGCCGCCGACGGGTCCGCGGTGCTGGAGGTCGTCAACGACGGCGCGCCCGCCACGGTCCAGGTCGGCACCGGCCTGGCCGGCCTCTCCGAACGTCTCACCGCGATCGGCGGTTCCCTCACCGCCCAGCCCACCGGCGACGGCCGTTTCCTGGTCCGGGCCGTGGCCCCCGCTCACGAACCCGAGGTCGTCGCATGATCCGCGTCCTGCTGGCCGACGATCAGCATCTGATCCGTGAGGCTCTGGCGATGATGCTGGAGTTCGAGGAGGACCTGACGGTGGTCGCGCAATGCGGTCGCGGCGACGAGGTGCTCGACGCGGTCCAGGCTCATCAACCGGACGTGATAGTTCTGGACATCGAGATGCCCGGACTGGACGGCCTGTCGGTGGCCGAGCGGCTGCCCGGCCAGGCCATGCTGATCCTGAGCACCTTCGCCCGCCCCGGTTACCTGCGCCGGGCGATCGCCGCCGGAGTCCGCGGTTTCATCCCGAAGGACGCCTCCAGCGCCGAACTCGCCGCCGCCATCCGCAAGATCCACGCCGGCGGCCGTTACCTGGACCCCGAACTGGCGGCCTCCGCGATGATGGCCGGCGAGAACCCGCTCACCGACCGCGAACGCGACACTCTCGCCCTGGCCGCCTCCGGGGCCTCGGTCGCCGACATCGCCGCCCGGCTGCACCTGAGCGAAGGCACGGTCCGCAATTACCTCTCCAACGCGATCACCAAGCTGGGCGCCGCCAACAGAATGACCGCCATCCACCACGCCCAGCGGATGGGCTGGCTCTAGCCTTCGGCGCCCGTGAAGGGCGAGCCACGGTAACCGCTATCCGACCGGCCGCGGAATGAGCAGCCACCGGGCGAAACAACCCGAGTCGCCGAGACTGGTGTAGGACCAGGCCTCGACCCGGTAACCGGCACTACGGGCCGGAATACTGAGCCCGGTGTCCGCGTCCTGCGCTGGCGCTCCGTGTTCCGCGGGCGTGTGCCCCGCTCGCGGTGCCAGCAGTTCCATCGCATATTCACCGGCCCCGTCGCAGGCAGAACTGAAAAGCGCGAGCCGCCCACTGGGCACGTCGATGAGAGCACTGGATTCGGCGGGCGCCCCCGCGAAACGCAGAGCCGCGGCCACGACTTGCGAATAGTCGTCACCGGACGCCTGAACAACGGCGATGACACCACCGCCGGATTCGAAGACCTCCATCCAACTGTCATCCCGCACGACATTGTCCCCACCGACCACAGCCGCCACACCACCACCGACCGCGATGCTGACCTCCGCCGGCCCCAGGTCGACGATCCGATCGAAGTATTCGTCGTCACTCGCCCCGAGCCAGCGATCCCGAATACCGAAGTCGACAGCCAGATACGGCTCCCCGTTGCTCCAGAGCCGGCCGATATGAGTCCATTCGCTTTCCACGGCACGAGTATCCGCGACGCCCGTTCACACAGCACACCGCCCTTGAAACCGCCGCCCACAACCTCCCCGCCCTCAGCTTCCGGCCCGCCCGACGACAGCCCGGTAAAGGCTCCGGAAAACCAACCGCCACAACGCAACCTTTGCGGTACGCCCGCCACCTCCCACAACCACAAGAAGATTTTGTCCGCGAGAACCGGAGCCCGATGTTCGCCACGTTCGGCGCCACCTCGCGCTCCCGGTCCCCGCAGATGTTCGGCAGAATGAGCGCCACTTGTTGACCGTCGGGAGTCAGCGGCCGGATTGACACCGGGGCGGCATGTCACCCTGCGTAGACGCCGATCGCGAAGTTGGACCCACCGTTGACGCGCGCTTCTTGCCGATGGGAGGGCATCTCTTGCACCTCCCTGCCCCCGAACTCATCGCAGCGCCTCTACGAGGTCGGTAGCGATCTCGAAGGTCGGTGCCGCCCTTCCGGTCTCGTCTGCGTTCAGCGCGATGTGCTCGACGCGGGCCAGCATCTCCGTTGCGGTTTCCGGGTCATGGAGCGTCATCGC from Actinoplanes derwentensis includes these protein-coding regions:
- a CDS encoding sensor histidine kinase, whose translation is MTGAVHRARRITMWSLACALLLGWFGAFAGIGTDLAEDRFEPVPAVVAGLGLIVFTWAMTLLVRALSVGWTGDSRASRRYAAIGAAAALFVMTVQNASPAGWGLVAICWISLAPIRTGRVATALISVGTAVVCTVLYRFNPGPEPIELRAVALIYLIMCLTLPYANRLWIWILDLAEMAHASKDAEARLAVTEERLRFARDLHDLVGHSLSVIAVKSELAGKLVTRDTDRAANEMAQVRGLAQDGLRQIREAVRGYRVLDLADEIASVRAILEADGVRCKIDLPAGVVDPAAAGPFAWVVRECATNILRHSSATWCTVTLRAADGSAVLEVVNDGAPATVQVGTGLAGLSERLTAIGGSLTAQPTGDGRFLVRAVAPAHEPEVVA
- a CDS encoding response regulator transcription factor, producing the protein MIRVLLADDQHLIREALAMMLEFEEDLTVVAQCGRGDEVLDAVQAHQPDVIVLDIEMPGLDGLSVAERLPGQAMLILSTFARPGYLRRAIAAGVRGFIPKDASSAELAAAIRKIHAGGRYLDPELAASAMMAGENPLTDRERDTLALAASGASVADIAARLHLSEGTVRNYLSNAITKLGAANRMTAIHHAQRMGWL